One region of Triticum aestivum cultivar Chinese Spring chromosome 6B, IWGSC CS RefSeq v2.1, whole genome shotgun sequence genomic DNA includes:
- the LOC123137573 gene encoding uncharacterized protein, with translation MAFLFNKFQEAIKTLAKSPSFARDPRHLQFDADVNRLFLYTSYNRLGEHSEEKDAEEIIDLASKASVTDQQKQVQGNVHYQLKHICKSMDNILRPDTKDPSQSSSDAYNNSRRSGLSLAVGTGVAAANKPAVPATRPLTQAELSNKFRDQFGYTLDIKPSLIPHKDAGQGLFLSGEANIGAVLAIYPGVIYSPAYYRYIPGYPRIDACNSYLITRYDGTIINAKPWHLGGETREIWDGSDPVDYNTTPPKSPESNSDRAWRMLNKPLQKSGTENFGDVLERRNPLAFGHFANHPPGGSTPNVMICPYDFPLTEKDMRVYIPNIAFGGEEPVTMKRFGSFWFKSRAPGKETGESPVLRTLVLVSTRSVCDEELYLNYRYSSSKGRPDWYTPVDEEEDKRRWS, from the exons ATGGCGTTTCTCTTCAACAAATTCCAGGAG GCAATCAAAACACTTGCTAAGAGTCCAAGCTTTGCTCGAGACCCACGGCATCTTCAGTTTGATGCTGACGTGAATCGTTTATTTCTCTATACCAG CTATAATCGTTTGGGAGAGCATTCTGAAGAAAAGGACGCCGAGGAGATTATTGACCTGGCTAGCAAAGCATCTGTTACTGACCAGCAGAAGCAAGTTCAGGGAAATGTTCATTATCAACTTAAGCATATATGCAAATCAATGGATAACATTCTTCGTCCTGATACAAAAGATCCATCACAATCTTCTTCTGATGCTTATAATAATTCTCGACGAAGTGGCTTGAGTTTGGCCGTTGGCACAGGAGTTGCAGCTGCAAACAAGCCAG CTGTTCCTGCTACGCGACCTTTAACTCAAGCTGAATTGTCAAACAAATTCAGGGATCAGTTTGGCTACACCCTTGACATCAAGCCGTCACTAATACCTCACAAAGATGCAGGGCAAGGTCTGTTCTTATCTGGAGAAGCTAATATTGGTGCTGTCCTAGCCATCTACCCTGGAGTTATATACTCACCTGCGTATTATCGATATATCCCTGGATACCCAAGAATCGATGCGTGCAACAGCTATCTTATCACAAGATATGACGGAACAATAATCAACGCGAAACCATGGCATTTAGGTGGTGAAACAAGAGAAATATGGGATGGTTCAGATCCAGTGGATTACAATACAACGCCACCCAAAAGCCCAGAGAGCAACTCTGACCGGGCGTGGAGGATGCTTAACAAGCCCCTGCAGAAGAGTGGCACTGAAAACTTCGGGGATGTGCTTGAACGGCGAAATCCACTAGCCTTTGGTCATTTCGCGAACCACCCACCGGGAGGGTCGACTCCTAATGTCATGATCTGCCCATATGATTTTCCACTGACAGAGAAGGACATGAGAGTATACATCCCGAACATTGCATTTGGTGGTGAAGAGCCCGTTACAATGAAGAGGTTTGGCTCCTTCTGGTTCAAGTCCAGAGCCCCTGGTAAAGAGACTGGGGAGTCACCGGTTCTGAGGACGCTTGTGCTAGTAAGTACGAGGTCCGTATGTGACGAAGAGCTCTACCTGAACTACCGGTACAGCAGCTCAAAGGGGCGGCCAGACTGGTATACCCCAGTGGATGAAGAAGAGGATAAGAGGAGATGGAGCTAG